In Streptomyces sp. TS71-3, the following proteins share a genomic window:
- a CDS encoding IucA/IucC family siderophore biosynthesis protein, giving the protein MNATPAPDARPGPPPGAACATTPARGPAQTRAVPRQTTADPAAERPLGGTADLLENADPGTAAQAAGIENLLRCWVRENDLSAPGHPTLRIPLDADGTALLVPVHYWSPTGWHRFGLPVLEGTPDGAPPPDAPTLAALLVRAAVRSSTPPDGPLADGGDLVARVSDSVRRTAAFLAEGRRHAEGEPDLFLAAEQSLVLGHPLHPTPKSREGLTDDEARRYSPELRGSFPVHWLAVDRSLLAQDSAWTERGRVIPAERLTQRLAGDGLALPAGCAALPLHPWQIRDVLDRPAVSALVDAGLLVPLGAHGEAWFPTSSVRTVYRPGAPAMLKLSLGLRITNSRRENLRKELLRGVEVHRLLRSGLDARWQAAHPGFGIVRDPAWLAVDGTDGLPLPGLDVMIRHNPFGPGDDASCVAGLVSPRPAPASSAGCRAAHAGVPRQAGSGAPGAYAGQEHGNASATAMRSRLAEIVTRLAHHTGRPRHAVATEWFLRYLEQVVRPVLWLDSEAGIALEAHQQNTLVLLDPDGWPIGGRYRDNQGYYFRASRRAELDRRLPGIGTRSDTFVSDDVTDERFAYYLGINNVLGLIGAFGSQRLADETVLLAAFRRFLQQAASGPGKLRSPLPGRLLDSPVLRCKANLLTRLHGLDELVGPVDTQSVYATLSNPLHASGA; this is encoded by the coding sequence TTGAACGCCACCCCCGCACCCGACGCCCGTCCCGGCCCCCCTCCGGGCGCCGCCTGTGCCACCACACCGGCGCGGGGGCCCGCGCAGACCCGCGCGGTGCCACGCCAGACGACCGCCGACCCGGCCGCCGAGCGCCCGCTCGGCGGCACCGCGGACCTGCTGGAGAACGCCGATCCCGGCACCGCGGCCCAGGCGGCAGGCATCGAGAACCTGCTCCGGTGCTGGGTCCGCGAGAACGACCTGAGCGCACCCGGGCACCCCACCCTGCGCATCCCCCTCGACGCCGACGGCACCGCCCTCCTCGTCCCCGTGCACTACTGGTCGCCCACCGGGTGGCACCGCTTCGGCCTCCCCGTGCTGGAAGGCACCCCGGACGGAGCCCCGCCGCCGGACGCCCCCACCCTGGCGGCCCTCCTCGTGCGCGCCGCCGTTCGCAGCTCCACGCCCCCAGACGGACCCCTCGCCGACGGCGGAGACCTCGTCGCGAGAGTCTCCGACTCCGTGCGCCGCACCGCCGCGTTCCTGGCCGAAGGCCGCCGCCACGCAGAGGGCGAACCCGATCTCTTCCTGGCCGCCGAGCAGTCCCTCGTGCTCGGCCACCCGCTGCATCCGACCCCCAAGAGCCGAGAGGGCCTCACCGACGACGAGGCACGGCGCTACTCACCCGAGTTGCGCGGCTCCTTCCCCGTGCACTGGCTGGCGGTCGACCGCTCCCTGCTCGCCCAGGACTCCGCGTGGACCGAGCGCGGCCGCGTGATCCCCGCCGAACGGCTCACCCAGCGGCTGGCCGGCGACGGGCTCGCGCTGCCCGCGGGCTGCGCCGCCCTGCCCCTCCACCCCTGGCAGATCCGCGACGTCCTCGACCGCCCCGCCGTCTCCGCGCTGGTCGACGCGGGCCTCCTGGTGCCCCTCGGTGCACACGGCGAGGCGTGGTTTCCCACCTCGTCCGTGCGCACCGTCTACCGGCCCGGCGCACCCGCGATGCTCAAGCTCTCCCTGGGCCTGCGCATCACCAACTCCCGCCGCGAGAACCTCCGCAAGGAACTGCTCCGGGGCGTCGAGGTCCACCGGTTGCTGCGCAGCGGGCTCGACGCGCGGTGGCAGGCGGCCCACCCCGGCTTCGGGATCGTCCGCGACCCGGCCTGGCTCGCCGTGGACGGCACGGACGGCCTCCCGCTGCCCGGCCTCGACGTGATGATCCGGCACAACCCCTTCGGACCCGGCGACGACGCCTCCTGCGTGGCGGGGCTCGTCTCCCCGCGCCCCGCGCCCGCATCCAGTGCCGGCTGCCGCGCCGCGCACGCCGGCGTGCCGCGGCAGGCCGGGTCCGGTGCCCCCGGCGCGTACGCCGGCCAGGAGCACGGGAACGCCTCGGCCACGGCGATGAGATCCCGGCTCGCCGAGATCGTCACCCGGCTCGCCCACCACACCGGCAGGCCCCGGCACGCCGTCGCCACCGAGTGGTTCCTGCGCTACCTGGAGCAGGTGGTGCGCCCGGTGCTCTGGCTGGACAGCGAGGCCGGCATCGCCCTGGAGGCACACCAGCAGAACACGCTGGTCCTGCTCGACCCGGACGGCTGGCCCATCGGCGGCCGCTACCGCGACAACCAGGGCTACTACTTCCGCGCCTCGCGCCGCGCCGAACTCGACCGGCGTCTGCCCGGGATCGGCACGCGGAGCGACACGTTCGTCTCCGACGACGTCACGGACGAGCGCTTCGCCTACTACCTCGGCATCAACAACGTCCTCGGCCTGATCGGAGCCTTCGGCTCCCAGCGGCTCGCCGACGAGACGGTGCTGCTGGCGGCCTTCCGCCGCTTCCTGCAACAGGCCGCGTCGGGACCCGGAAAGCTGCGCAGCCCGCTGCCCGGCCGCCTGCTCGACTCGCCGGTGCTGCGCTGCAAGGCCAACCTGCTGACCCGGCTGCACGGGCTCGACGAACTCGTCGGCCCCGTCGACACCCAGTCCGTCTACGCCACCCTGTCCAACCCCCTGCACGCCAGCGGGGCATGA
- a CDS encoding GNAT family N-acetyltransferase, translating to MTLPPPERSVAVAVHRSPNTGTEDGTPPPGGGTGDTGTRVHVSPGGGGPATADAGDGDTLGLPLPEQPSATPAGAGLAEASAGPPAGSGDLLDGISGWAPADTPAGVFRLLPVRLGRDLPLICRWMNDPAVAAFWELSGSPSVTEHHLRPQLEGDGRSVPCLGVLDGTPMSYWEVYRADLDPLARHYPARPGDTGIHLLIGGAADRARGLGSLLLGAVTDLVLDHRPACPRVVAEPDLRNTPSVSAFLSAGFRFSAEIELPGKRAALMVHDRALRPVLRPGHR from the coding sequence ATGACCCTTCCCCCACCCGAGAGGAGCGTCGCCGTGGCTGTCCACCGGTCCCCGAACACCGGCACCGAGGACGGCACACCGCCGCCCGGCGGCGGCACCGGCGATACCGGCACCCGCGTCCACGTGAGCCCCGGGGGCGGAGGCCCGGCAACCGCCGACGCCGGCGACGGCGACACCCTCGGTCTCCCCCTGCCGGAACAACCCTCCGCCACCCCTGCCGGGGCCGGCCTGGCCGAGGCGTCGGCCGGCCCTCCGGCGGGCAGCGGCGACCTCCTCGACGGCATCTCCGGCTGGGCACCCGCCGACACCCCCGCGGGGGTCTTCCGGCTGCTGCCCGTGCGCCTCGGCCGCGATCTGCCGCTGATCTGCCGCTGGATGAACGACCCGGCCGTCGCCGCCTTCTGGGAGCTGTCGGGCTCCCCGTCCGTCACCGAGCACCATCTGCGGCCTCAACTGGAAGGCGACGGCCGCAGCGTTCCCTGCCTCGGCGTGCTCGACGGCACCCCCATGAGCTACTGGGAGGTCTACCGGGCCGACCTCGACCCCCTGGCCCGCCACTACCCGGCCCGGCCCGGCGACACCGGGATCCACCTGCTCATCGGCGGTGCCGCCGACCGGGCCCGCGGTCTCGGCAGCCTGCTGCTCGGTGCGGTCACCGACCTCGTGCTCGACCACCGTCCCGCCTGCCCGCGGGTCGTCGCCGAGCCGGACCTGCGCAACACCCCGTCCGTATCCGCCTTCCTGAGCGCAGGGTTCCGGTTCTCCGCGGAGATCGAACTCCCGGGCAAACGCGCCGCGCTCATGGTCCACGACCGGGCCCTGCGCCCTGTGCTCCGGCCCGGTCACCGCTAG
- a CDS encoding pentapeptide repeat-containing protein, with the protein MAGRRFERCCCEQCRVARCHLQQCRIARCHLQQWRFARCQLQQCRIVRSHLQQRRIVRSHLQQRRIAPYRLQKWRFARCHVGR; encoded by the coding sequence GTGGCCGGGCGCCGTTTCGAGCGGTGCTGTTGCGAGCAGTGCCGTGTCGCCCGCTGTCACCTCCAGCAGTGCCGTATCGCCCGGTGCCACCTCCAGCAGTGGCGTTTCGCCCGGTGTCAGCTCCAGCAGTGCCGTATCGTCCGGAGCCACCTCCAGCAACGCCGTATCGTCCGGAGCCACCTCCAGCAACGCCGTATCGCCCCGTACCGCCTCCAGAAGTGGCGTTTCGCCCGGTGCCACGTCGGGCGGTGA
- a CDS encoding IucA/IucC family siderophore biosynthesis protein — translation MEPPTPAVRPAPHPPADARPEPTIPSGEGRSFCVGLDDGARIGFRARRGAYGGWRVDPGSVTLTEPEREAKPFADPLSFLVRARRTLGVDGITLGHVIRELSHTLAADVRLDRTAVSAADLADLGYAELEGHQTGHPWLVLNKGRLGFSANDTAHWAPESRRPTALPWIAVHTSLATYRGVSGLDTADRLYAQELAGTVRETFADVLRARGLEPREYLYLPVHPWQWDEVVLPLFGSSVATGKIVPLPTDGDLRLPQQSIRTFCNVTRPARHTVKLPLSILNTLVWRGLPTERTLAAPSVTAWMQGLRDADPFLKDECGVILLGEVASVTVQHPVYDALPEAPYQYKELLGAIWREPLPPQLAVGERARTLAALLHTDQDGRAVTAELVARSGLPPRVWLRHLFAALLPPLLRYLYHYGVVFSPHGENAIVVFDEQDVPVRLAVKDFVDDVNVSAKPLPEHDLMPGDVRSVLLTEPPAFLTQFIHSGLFVGVFRYLAPLCEEQLGVPEAEFWSLVRAEIVRHQERFPRLKDRYAVFDLLTPRIERLCLNRNRLHLDGYRDRAQRPHAAVHGTVANPLYLP, via the coding sequence ATCGAACCGCCCACCCCCGCCGTCCGGCCGGCCCCGCACCCTCCGGCAGACGCACGGCCCGAGCCGACGATCCCGTCCGGCGAGGGCCGTTCCTTTTGCGTAGGTCTCGACGACGGCGCCCGAATCGGGTTCCGGGCCCGGCGCGGCGCGTACGGCGGCTGGCGAGTGGACCCGGGGAGCGTCACGCTGACCGAGCCCGAGAGGGAGGCGAAACCGTTCGCCGACCCGCTCTCCTTCCTCGTCAGGGCCCGCCGGACACTCGGCGTGGACGGCATCACCCTCGGCCACGTCATCCGCGAGCTCAGCCACACCCTCGCCGCCGACGTCCGGCTCGACCGGACCGCGGTCTCCGCCGCCGACCTCGCCGACCTCGGCTACGCCGAGCTGGAGGGCCACCAGACCGGGCACCCCTGGCTGGTCCTCAACAAGGGCCGGCTCGGCTTCTCGGCCAACGACACCGCGCACTGGGCGCCCGAGAGCCGCAGGCCCACCGCCCTGCCCTGGATCGCTGTGCACACGTCCCTGGCCACCTACCGCGGCGTCTCCGGCCTCGACACCGCCGACCGGCTCTACGCCCAGGAACTTGCCGGGACCGTCCGCGAGACCTTCGCCGACGTCCTCCGCGCGCGCGGGCTGGAGCCGCGGGAGTACCTGTACCTTCCCGTCCACCCCTGGCAGTGGGACGAGGTCGTCCTGCCGCTGTTCGGGTCCTCGGTGGCCACCGGCAAGATCGTTCCGCTGCCGACGGACGGAGATCTGCGGCTTCCCCAGCAGTCCATCCGGACGTTCTGCAACGTCACCCGCCCGGCCCGGCACACCGTGAAGCTGCCGCTGTCCATCCTGAACACCCTGGTCTGGCGGGGGCTGCCGACGGAACGCACCCTCGCCGCCCCTTCCGTCACCGCCTGGATGCAAGGGCTGCGCGACGCCGACCCGTTCCTCAAGGACGAGTGCGGCGTGATCCTGCTGGGGGAGGTCGCCTCGGTGACCGTCCAGCACCCCGTCTACGACGCGCTGCCCGAGGCGCCGTACCAGTACAAGGAACTGCTCGGCGCGATCTGGCGGGAGCCCCTGCCGCCGCAGCTGGCCGTGGGGGAACGGGCCAGGACGCTGGCGGCGCTGCTGCACACCGACCAGGACGGCCGCGCGGTCACCGCGGAACTCGTCGCGCGCTCCGGGCTGCCTCCCCGTGTCTGGTTGCGGCACCTCTTCGCCGCGCTGCTGCCCCCGCTGCTGCGCTACCTGTACCACTACGGCGTCGTCTTCTCGCCGCACGGCGAGAACGCCATCGTCGTCTTCGACGAGCAGGACGTGCCGGTGCGGCTCGCGGTCAAGGACTTCGTGGACGACGTCAACGTCAGCGCCAAGCCGCTGCCCGAGCACGACCTCATGCCCGGCGACGTGCGCTCGGTACTGCTGACCGAGCCTCCGGCGTTCCTCACGCAGTTCATCCATTCGGGTCTTTTCGTGGGCGTCTTCCGTTACCTGGCTCCCCTCTGCGAAGAGCAACTCGGCGTCCCCGAGGCCGAGTTCTGGTCGCTGGTGCGGGCGGAGATCGTGCGGCACCAGGAGCGCTTTCCTCGCCTGAAGGACCGTTACGCCGTGTTTGACCTGCTTACTCCGCGTATCGAGCGGCTCTGCCTGAACCGGAACCGGTTGCATCTGGACGGCTACCGGGACCGCGCCCAGCGGCCGCACGCCGCCGTGCACGGGACTGTCGCCAATCCGCTGTATCTTCCTTGA
- a CDS encoding ATP-dependent DNA helicase has protein sequence MTKPSLSELLHAAVTAVGGTERPGQAAMAEAVAEAFADGSHLLVQAGTGTGKSLGYLVPALAHGERVVVATATLALQRQLVERDLPRTVEALHPLLRRRPEFAMLKGRSNYLCLHRLHEGMPQDEEEGLFDQFEAAAPTSRLGQDLLRLRDWSDDTESGDRDDLSPGVSDRAWAQVSVSSRECVGASRCAYGQECFAELARERAKLSEVVVTNHALLAIDALEGARVLPEHELLVVDEAHELVSRVTGVATGELTPGQVNRAVRRAAKLVDEKTADQLQTAAEGFERLMELALPGRLEEIPEDLGYALMALRDAARNVIGRLGATRDASVQDEDAVRKQALASVETVHDVAERVTGGSEYDVVWYERHDRFGASLRVAPMSVSGLLREKLFADRSVVLTSATLKLGGDFNGIGASMGLAPEGLAGTADAEVEDLPVWKGVDVGSPFEYRKQGILYVARHLSRPARDGDRGDMLDELAELIQAAGGRTLGLFSSMRGAQSAAEALRTRIPDFPILLQGEETLGELIKGFAGDPETCLFGTLSLWQGVDVPGSGCQLVVMDKIPFPRPDDPLMSARQKAVEDAGGNGFMAVAARHAALLMAQGAGRLVRASGDRGVVAVLDPRLETARYGSYLRASLPDFWYTTDRNQARRSLAAIDASARQQEEAAKA, from the coding sequence ATGACGAAGCCCTCACTCTCCGAGCTCCTGCATGCCGCCGTCACCGCCGTCGGCGGCACGGAGCGCCCTGGCCAGGCGGCCATGGCAGAAGCCGTCGCCGAAGCCTTCGCCGACGGCTCCCACCTGCTCGTACAGGCCGGTACCGGCACCGGCAAGTCGCTGGGGTATCTGGTGCCGGCCCTTGCCCATGGGGAGCGGGTGGTGGTGGCGACGGCGACGCTGGCCCTGCAGCGCCAGCTCGTCGAGCGTGATCTGCCGCGCACGGTCGAGGCGCTCCATCCGCTGCTGCGCCGCCGCCCCGAGTTCGCGATGCTCAAGGGCCGGTCGAACTACCTCTGCCTGCACCGGCTGCACGAGGGCATGCCGCAGGACGAGGAGGAGGGCCTCTTCGACCAGTTCGAGGCCGCCGCGCCCACCAGCAGGCTGGGCCAGGACCTGCTGCGGCTGCGCGACTGGTCGGACGACACGGAGTCGGGCGACCGCGATGATCTGAGCCCCGGCGTCTCCGACCGCGCCTGGGCGCAGGTGTCGGTCTCGTCCCGGGAGTGCGTGGGCGCGTCCAGGTGCGCGTACGGCCAGGAGTGCTTCGCGGAGCTCGCGCGGGAGCGCGCGAAGCTGTCCGAGGTGGTCGTCACGAATCACGCGCTGCTCGCGATCGACGCCCTGGAGGGCGCCCGGGTGCTGCCGGAGCACGAGCTGCTGGTCGTGGACGAGGCGCATGAGCTGGTGTCCAGGGTGACGGGGGTGGCCACCGGCGAGCTCACGCCCGGGCAGGTCAATCGGGCGGTGCGGCGGGCGGCGAAGCTGGTCGACGAGAAGACGGCCGATCAGCTCCAGACGGCGGCGGAGGGCTTCGAGCGGCTGATGGAGCTGGCGCTGCCGGGCCGCCTGGAGGAGATCCCCGAGGATCTGGGCTATGCGCTGATGGCGCTGCGGGACGCGGCGCGGAATGTCATCGGCCGGCTGGGGGCCACCCGTGACGCCTCGGTGCAGGACGAGGACGCGGTGCGCAAGCAGGCCCTCGCGTCCGTGGAGACGGTCCATGATGTGGCCGAGCGCGTGACGGGCGGCTCGGAGTACGACGTCGTGTGGTACGAGCGGCATGACCGGTTCGGCGCGTCGTTGCGGGTGGCGCCGATGTCGGTGTCGGGCCTGCTGAGGGAGAAGCTGTTCGCGGACCGTTCCGTGGTCCTGACGTCGGCGACGCTCAAGCTGGGCGGCGACTTCAACGGCATCGGGGCGTCGATGGGTCTCGCCCCGGAGGGGCTGGCGGGCACGGCGGACGCCGAGGTGGAGGACCTGCCGGTCTGGAAGGGCGTCGATGTCGGCTCGCCGTTCGAGTACCGCAAGCAGGGCATTCTCTACGTGGCCCGCCATCTGTCGCGGCCGGCCAGGGACGGCGACCGGGGCGACATGCTCGATGAGCTGGCCGAGCTGATCCAGGCGGCGGGCGGGCGGACGCTGGGCCTGTTCTCGTCGATGCGGGGCGCGCAGTCGGCCGCGGAGGCGCTCCGGACGCGGATTCCGGATTTCCCGATCCTGTTGCAGGGCGAGGAGACGCTGGGGGAGCTGATCAAGGGCTTCGCGGGCGACCCGGAGACCTGCTTGTTCGGCACGCTCTCGCTCTGGCAGGGGGTGGACGTGCCCGGTTCCGGGTGCCAGCTGGTGGTGATGGACAAGATTCCGTTCCCCCGCCCGGACGATCCGCTGATGAGCGCCCGCCAGAAGGCCGTGGAGGACGCCGGCGGCAATGGCTTCATGGCGGTGGCCGCCAGGCACGCGGCACTGCTGATGGCGCAGGGCGCGGGTCGGCTGGTGCGTGCGTCGGGGGACCGCGGGGTGGTGGCGGTGCTGGACCCGCGCCTGGAGACCGCCCGTTACGGCAGCTACCTGCGGGCTTCACTGCCGGATTTCTGGTACACGACGGACCGCAACCAGGCCAGGCGCTCCCTGGCGGCGATCGACGCGTCGGCGCGGCAGCAGGAGGAGGCGGCGAAGGCGTAG
- the lexA gene encoding transcriptional repressor LexA, with translation MTTTADSAVITAQDRSQDRLDPVHAMSDAATSQEGPRPARSLPGRPPGIRADSSGLTDRQRRVIEVIRDSVQRRGYPPSMREIGQAVGLSSTSSVAHQLMALERKGFLRRDPHRPRAYEVRGSDQPAVQPTDTAGKPAASYVPLVGRIAAGGPILAEESVEDVFPLPRQLVGDGELFVLKVVGDSMIEAAICDGDWVTVRRQPVAENGDIVAAMLDGEATVKRFKREDGHVWLLPHNSAYQPIPGDEATILGKVVAVLRRV, from the coding sequence GTGACCACCACCGCAGACAGTGCCGTCATCACTGCTCAGGACCGCTCCCAGGACCGACTCGACCCGGTGCACGCCATGAGTGACGCAGCCACGAGCCAGGAGGGGCCACGACCAGCTCGCTCCCTGCCGGGTCGACCCCCAGGAATCAGGGCCGACAGCTCCGGCCTCACCGACCGGCAGCGTCGGGTCATCGAAGTGATCAGGGACTCCGTCCAGCGGCGTGGCTACCCCCCGTCCATGCGTGAGATCGGCCAGGCCGTCGGCCTGTCCAGCACCTCCTCCGTGGCCCACCAGCTGATGGCCCTGGAGCGCAAGGGCTTCCTGCGGCGCGACCCGCACCGCCCGCGCGCCTACGAGGTCCGCGGCTCCGACCAGCCCGCCGTGCAGCCCACCGACACCGCGGGCAAGCCCGCCGCGTCCTACGTCCCCCTCGTCGGCCGCATCGCCGCCGGCGGGCCCATCCTCGCCGAGGAATCGGTCGAGGACGTGTTCCCCCTGCCACGGCAGCTCGTCGGCGACGGCGAGCTGTTCGTCCTGAAGGTCGTCGGCGACTCCATGATCGAAGCGGCCATCTGCGACGGGGACTGGGTCACGGTCCGCCGCCAGCCCGTCGCCGAGAACGGCGACATCGTCGCCGCGATGCTCGACGGTGAGGCCACCGTCAAGCGGTTCAAGCGGGAGGACGGGCATGTGTGGCTGCTGCCTCACAACTCCGCCTACCAGCCGATCCCTGGCGATGAAGCGACCATCCTCGGCAAGGTGGTCGCGGTGCTCCGCCGCGTGTGA
- the nrdR gene encoding transcriptional regulator NrdR translates to MHCPFCRHPDSRVVDSRTTDDGTSIRRRRQCPDCSRRFTTVETCSLMVVKRSGVTEPFSRTKVINGVRKACQGRPVTEDALAQLGQHVEEAVRATGSAELTTHDVGLAILGPLQELDVVAYLRFASVYRAFESLDDFDDAIRLLREQRAEVPAPADGAGTPAENAGEVREAPERGPGGTLGVPEPAVTAD, encoded by the coding sequence ATGCACTGCCCCTTCTGCCGGCACCCCGACAGCCGTGTCGTCGACAGTCGCACCACGGACGACGGCACCTCGATCCGCAGGCGCCGCCAGTGCCCGGACTGCTCCCGGCGGTTCACCACCGTGGAGACCTGCTCACTCATGGTGGTCAAGCGCAGCGGAGTGACGGAGCCCTTCAGCCGTACCAAGGTCATCAACGGCGTGCGCAAGGCGTGTCAGGGGCGGCCGGTCACCGAGGACGCGCTCGCCCAGCTCGGGCAGCACGTCGAGGAGGCCGTCCGCGCCACCGGCAGCGCCGAGCTGACCACGCACGACGTGGGCCTCGCGATCCTCGGCCCGCTCCAGGAGCTGGACGTCGTCGCGTACCTGCGCTTCGCGTCGGTGTACCGCGCGTTCGAGTCGCTCGACGACTTCGATGACGCGATCCGCCTGCTGCGCGAGCAGCGGGCCGAGGTGCCCGCCCCGGCCGACGGTGCCGGAACCCCCGCCGAGAACGCCGGCGAGGTCCGCGAGGCGCCCGAGCGCGGGCCGGGAGGGACCCTCGGGGTCCCCGAGCCCGCCGTCACCGCCGACTGA